One genomic window of Corynebacterium pseudotuberculosis includes the following:
- a CDS encoding CPBP family intramembrane glutamic endopeptidase, producing the protein MISVIVVALYFFGSIALPSLVSPEWGERANQLGIIGSAVIGVILFRDRIAAGFRNLKGQWLKFILITVILLFVQSGIIALGKKLFGGFGSSENQAGVEQALGGGNELLLNVLILALFAPIIEELVFREAFIGWARGKVAITIAAIVSSVAFVVLHASESPEAMLLYVPGTLSLLAVYLIFRKNIAAAMLAHIFNNSLSAIGLLAVSVMG; encoded by the coding sequence GTGATCAGCGTGATTGTCGTCGCGCTCTACTTTTTTGGCTCGATAGCTCTCCCCTCCTTGGTGAGCCCGGAGTGGGGTGAGCGGGCGAACCAGCTGGGAATCATTGGATCCGCCGTCATCGGTGTCATTCTTTTCCGTGATCGCATTGCCGCGGGCTTCCGCAACCTTAAAGGCCAGTGGCTGAAGTTTATCCTGATAACAGTAATCCTACTGTTCGTGCAGTCCGGCATCATCGCTCTGGGAAAGAAACTCTTTGGTGGGTTCGGGTCTTCCGAGAACCAGGCGGGAGTGGAACAAGCTCTGGGCGGAGGGAACGAACTTTTGCTGAATGTCTTGATTCTTGCGCTTTTTGCCCCGATCATCGAGGAGCTCGTCTTCCGTGAGGCCTTCATTGGGTGGGCACGTGGCAAGGTGGCCATCACTATCGCGGCAATCGTCTCGAGCGTCGCGTTCGTTGTGCTGCACGCCTCCGAAAGCCCGGAGGCGATGCTGCTCTACGTCCCCGGCACCCTTTCCCTGCTCGCCGTGTACCTCATTTTTAGAAAGAACATCGCGGCCGCGATGCTGGCCCATATCTTTAACAACTCGCTTTCGGCGATTGGACTCTTGGCTGTCAGCGTGATGGGTTAA
- a CDS encoding DUF1846 domain-containing protein yields MVNRIGFDREKYIEMQSQHIRERREALGGKLYLEMGGKLFDDMHASRVLPGFTPDNKIAMLDRIKDEVEILVCINAKDLERHKIRADLGISYEEDVLRLVDVFRDRGFLAEHVVLTQLEDGNRLALAFIERLERLGIKVSKHRVIPGYPMDTDRIVSEEGFGLNEYADTTRDLVVVTAPGPGSGKLATCLSQVYHEHKRGVQAGYAKFETFPIWNLPLEHPVNLAYEAATVDLNDANIIDPFHLAAYGEQTVNYNRDVEAFPLLKTLLERLLGKSPYESPTDMGVNMAGKCISDDSACREASEQEIIRRYFKALVDEARAGSDSLQSDRAAVVMAKAGIKSDARVVVQPASAVAEHTSLPGCAIELPSGQIVTGATSDLLGCSSSMLLNALKVLAGIDDEVHLLSPDAIEPIQTLKTHHLGSANPRLHTDEVLIALSVSAATDQNAQKALDQLKNLRGCDVHTTTILGSVDEGIFRNLGVLVTSDPKFQKNKLYQKR; encoded by the coding sequence ATGGTTAATAGGATCGGCTTCGACCGCGAAAAATACATCGAGATGCAGTCCCAACACATCAGGGAGCGACGGGAAGCTCTCGGCGGGAAGCTGTATCTGGAGATGGGCGGCAAGCTTTTCGACGACATGCATGCCTCCCGTGTCCTTCCGGGATTCACTCCAGACAACAAGATTGCGATGCTTGACCGCATCAAAGATGAAGTAGAGATCCTTGTATGCATCAATGCCAAGGACCTGGAGCGCCACAAGATTCGTGCCGATCTCGGTATTTCCTACGAGGAAGATGTCCTGCGGCTGGTAGACGTCTTCCGGGATCGCGGCTTCCTGGCAGAACACGTAGTGCTTACTCAATTGGAAGACGGGAATCGCCTTGCCCTTGCTTTTATAGAGCGGCTAGAGCGTTTGGGGATCAAGGTATCCAAGCACCGGGTTATTCCTGGGTACCCCATGGACACCGATCGTATCGTCTCCGAAGAAGGGTTCGGACTCAACGAGTACGCGGATACCACGCGGGACTTAGTTGTGGTTACCGCGCCGGGACCTGGCTCGGGAAAGCTTGCAACGTGTCTTTCGCAGGTATATCACGAGCATAAGCGCGGTGTTCAGGCCGGATACGCCAAATTTGAGACCTTCCCCATTTGGAATCTTCCGCTGGAACATCCCGTTAACCTGGCCTACGAGGCCGCCACGGTGGATCTTAACGATGCCAATATCATTGATCCCTTCCACCTCGCTGCCTATGGAGAACAAACCGTCAACTACAACCGTGACGTGGAAGCGTTCCCCCTACTTAAGACATTGCTAGAGCGCTTGCTGGGCAAGAGCCCCTATGAGTCTCCTACGGATATGGGAGTCAATATGGCGGGTAAGTGCATTTCTGATGATAGTGCGTGCCGGGAAGCTTCTGAGCAAGAGATTATCCGCCGGTACTTCAAAGCGCTCGTGGATGAAGCTCGCGCGGGATCTGACTCTCTCCAGTCAGACCGTGCTGCGGTGGTCATGGCTAAAGCTGGCATCAAATCCGATGCGCGCGTTGTTGTACAGCCTGCCAGTGCCGTTGCAGAACACACCTCGCTCCCCGGATGCGCTATCGAGCTTCCTAGCGGGCAGATAGTCACTGGGGCAACGTCTGATTTATTAGGCTGCTCCTCCTCAATGCTGCTCAATGCATTGAAAGTATTGGCCGGGATTGATGATGAAGTCCACCTCCTCTCCCCCGATGCGATTGAACCTATTCAGACGCTGAAGACGCATCATTTGGGTAGTGCTAATCCTCGCCTGCATACAGATGAGGTCTTAATTGCCCTATCTGTTTCTGCAGCCACGGATCAGAATGCCCAGAAGGCCCTTGATCAGCTGAAGAATTTACGGGGCTGCGACGTCCACACCACCACCATCCTAGGATCTGTGGATGAGGGGATTTTCCGTAATTTGGGAGTCTTGGTCACCTCGGATCCCAAGTTCCAAAAGAATAAGCTGTACCAAAAGCGCTAA
- a CDS encoding YegP family protein gives MAGTFEVYEDRSGKFRFRLKAGNGEIVASGEAYESKASAIKGTEAVQRAAAGAKLKDLT, from the coding sequence ATGGCTGGAACATTCGAAGTATATGAAGATAGGTCCGGTAAATTCCGCTTTCGACTAAAGGCCGGAAACGGTGAGATCGTTGCCAGCGGAGAGGCCTATGAGTCTAAAGCGAGCGCTATTAAGGGTACGGAAGCAGTACAACGTGCCGCAGCAGGGGCAAAACTGAAAGACTTGACCTAG
- a CDS encoding DUF4272 domain-containing protein, producing the protein MKFIAYSAQNTPLTGGPEPRPLYAGTPESRALREEFLNAAGDLNQRIADDPSIDPFAMRQFMSQLGRSLTRYDFEDFPADAEAWAAGASVLFLDEHGELYDVHRRKVLSGEAPAAILNARALDRAQSIRNTLSKQGFLVDSTAIPVPDVAEMLLPAASDVVDRVICLAVLVDSARELWRGKNPDMQAIADRYDLALVTLTDSEQRLFELFARIAPLDKEQRQSGMAAVAEVLDQAVVVETLAWCVGLLGDDDIPADRIGTAHAHPINLVNPKALFVPKRLLSRSLEELYQTASYRTLEEICVAHEYVSSLDRLALAQREALADGESIAGELLQEAQVATVRMRALAFAWLTLPYASWDELVDRSNRLA; encoded by the coding sequence ATGAAATTCATCGCTTATTCTGCACAAAATACTCCCCTGACTGGCGGTCCCGAGCCGCGTCCGTTGTATGCCGGAACCCCGGAATCGAGGGCATTGCGCGAGGAATTTCTTAACGCGGCGGGCGATCTTAATCAGCGTATAGCGGATGACCCATCCATCGATCCTTTTGCTATGCGGCAATTTATGAGCCAATTAGGACGAAGCCTCACTCGCTATGATTTCGAGGATTTTCCCGCGGACGCCGAAGCATGGGCAGCCGGGGCTAGCGTGCTGTTCTTGGACGAGCACGGGGAGCTTTACGACGTCCACCGTCGCAAGGTTCTTTCCGGGGAAGCCCCTGCCGCGATCCTTAATGCTCGTGCATTAGATCGTGCACAATCTATTCGAAATACGCTGTCTAAACAGGGATTTTTGGTGGACTCCACGGCTATTCCTGTTCCGGACGTTGCGGAAATGCTGTTACCAGCAGCCAGTGACGTTGTGGATCGCGTTATTTGCCTTGCGGTGCTTGTAGATAGTGCTCGAGAACTGTGGCGTGGAAAGAACCCTGACATGCAGGCTATTGCCGATCGCTATGACTTGGCTTTGGTCACCCTCACCGACTCTGAACAACGCCTTTTTGAATTATTTGCTCGTATTGCCCCACTTGATAAAGAACAGCGGCAATCGGGAATGGCAGCAGTGGCGGAGGTCCTGGATCAGGCGGTTGTTGTGGAAACCCTGGCGTGGTGTGTGGGTCTGCTTGGCGATGACGATATTCCTGCGGATCGCATTGGTACTGCTCATGCGCATCCCATTAACTTGGTTAATCCCAAGGCCTTGTTTGTGCCTAAGCGCCTTCTCTCTCGTTCCCTTGAGGAGCTGTATCAAACGGCAAGCTATCGGACCCTGGAGGAAATCTGTGTGGCGCATGAATATGTCAGCTCCCTAGATCGACTTGCTCTGGCGCAGCGTGAGGCCTTGGCGGATGGCGAGAGCATTGCGGGTGAGCTTTTGCAGGAAGCTCAAGTGGCAACAGTGCGCATGCGAGCTTTGGCCTTTGCCTGGCTTACCCTGCCTTATGCTTCGTGGGATGAGCTGGTGGATCGTTCCAATCGTTTGGCCTAA
- a CDS encoding DUF4862 family protein, whose protein sequence is MAIEETTRRFVVGAYAAVPSARDEQEQFYAGLADRGIASALEIPFREDLFDPIEWQAEHFTHRFEDSVLTLIPGTMQRLGSSPTFGLASPVAEGRQAAIDHALIAVERAHRLNDLTGQRTISTLHVHSAPSVTAQEDAFAQSLSELKDRGLGLDLVIEHCDAYVPEYPGEKRFLTLETEARIARELGLRVTVNWGRSVIESRDAGRPREHVEKLVAAGVLGGVMISGAGGEDSVYGPGWADTHLPLVETEPVSWLTPDRVVECVEAARGHASYYGVKVQVPPTSSVSERLDILERTKEVMSLIN, encoded by the coding sequence ATGGCAATTGAGGAAACTACGCGTCGCTTTGTAGTGGGCGCTTATGCGGCAGTGCCTTCTGCAAGAGACGAACAAGAGCAGTTTTATGCAGGACTGGCTGACCGGGGAATCGCATCCGCTCTGGAAATTCCTTTTCGGGAAGACCTCTTTGACCCCATTGAATGGCAGGCGGAACACTTTACCCACAGATTTGAGGATTCAGTTCTCACGTTGATCCCGGGAACAATGCAACGTTTAGGGTCCTCCCCCACTTTTGGTCTTGCCTCTCCTGTCGCCGAAGGAAGGCAAGCAGCTATTGATCATGCGTTGATAGCTGTGGAGAGAGCCCATCGGCTCAATGATCTCACTGGCCAACGAACCATATCTACGCTCCATGTACATTCTGCGCCTTCCGTGACTGCTCAAGAAGACGCGTTTGCGCAGTCGCTGAGTGAACTCAAGGATCGCGGATTGGGATTGGATCTGGTGATTGAGCATTGCGATGCGTATGTGCCGGAATACCCCGGGGAGAAACGCTTTTTGACCCTTGAAACAGAGGCCCGCATTGCCCGGGAGTTAGGGCTAAGGGTGACCGTCAACTGGGGACGTAGCGTCATTGAGAGTCGAGATGCTGGCCGTCCACGTGAGCACGTCGAAAAGCTCGTTGCTGCTGGGGTACTTGGGGGCGTGATGATTTCTGGTGCCGGCGGCGAGGATAGCGTTTATGGTCCTGGCTGGGCGGATACTCATCTGCCGTTGGTGGAGACCGAACCGGTTTCCTGGCTGACCCCTGATCGGGTTGTTGAATGCGTGGAAGCGGCACGAGGACATGCTTCCTACTACGGCGTCAAAGTACAGGTACCGCCAACAAGCAGCGTTTCTGAACGGTTGGATATTTTGGAGCGGACAAAAGAAGTTATGAGCTTAATAAATTAG
- a CDS encoding dicarboxylate/amino acid:cation symporter has translation MNIKRLSSSLLFRIIVAIILGIVCSFFFPDGVARIFVTFNGLFGNFLGFFIPVLIFSLITPAIAGLGRGAGKWLAITTGIAYCSALVSGLISWGVANSVYPKLLAGQHNVQASDIEEGALSPYISVEMPAPMPVMTALILAFVVGVAMTSVKSDTLYSGVADLRRVVMKVISSFIVPLLPIYIFGMFLSLGMNGNLANVLTAFAKVLVLAIFMSFVLLVLQFFFAGAIAGKNPLSSLKNMMPAYFTALGTSSSAATIPVTYESSLKNGVSKSVAGFVIPLCATIHLSGSMMKITLFAFAIMFMNGMDIPLATALGFILMLGVTMVAAPGVPGGAIMAAVGLLSSSLGFNDDQVALMIAAYIAIDSFGTACNVTGDGAIAMVVDKFAKGSISRHDLDDADDLGLAAAIAGIDSKEPVQELADDAAGNSVSATGVESARKS, from the coding sequence ATGAACATAAAGCGTCTTTCTTCCTCGCTGCTGTTCAGGATTATCGTGGCGATCATCCTGGGCATTGTGTGCAGCTTTTTCTTCCCTGACGGGGTAGCTCGAATTTTTGTGACCTTCAATGGCCTCTTTGGAAATTTCTTGGGGTTCTTCATTCCGGTTCTGATCTTCTCGCTCATTACTCCTGCCATTGCAGGTCTTGGGCGTGGCGCCGGTAAGTGGCTAGCGATTACCACTGGAATTGCTTATTGTTCTGCGCTCGTCTCTGGTCTGATTTCCTGGGGTGTGGCCAATTCCGTTTATCCGAAGCTTTTGGCCGGTCAGCACAATGTGCAGGCGTCTGATATTGAAGAAGGCGCTTTGTCTCCTTATATCAGCGTGGAAATGCCTGCCCCGATGCCCGTGATGACTGCCTTAATTCTCGCCTTTGTGGTGGGCGTAGCTATGACTTCGGTTAAGTCCGACACGCTTTATTCTGGCGTGGCAGATTTGCGTCGCGTGGTGATGAAGGTTATCTCCTCCTTTATCGTTCCGCTGCTGCCTATCTATATCTTTGGCATGTTCCTTTCCCTGGGGATGAACGGAAATCTTGCCAATGTTCTCACGGCCTTTGCCAAGGTCTTGGTTCTGGCGATCTTTATGAGTTTTGTGCTTCTTGTCCTGCAATTCTTCTTTGCGGGTGCCATTGCCGGAAAGAACCCGCTGAGCTCCCTTAAGAACATGATGCCGGCTTACTTTACGGCTCTGGGTACGTCATCTTCCGCTGCGACTATCCCCGTGACCTACGAGTCTTCCCTGAAAAATGGTGTGAGCAAGTCGGTGGCGGGCTTTGTAATTCCATTGTGCGCGACTATCCATTTGTCCGGCTCAATGATGAAAATTACGTTGTTCGCGTTTGCCATCATGTTTATGAACGGTATGGATATTCCTTTAGCAACCGCACTCGGGTTCATTTTGATGTTGGGCGTTACGATGGTCGCAGCGCCGGGCGTTCCCGGCGGTGCAATCATGGCTGCGGTTGGGCTTTTGTCCTCCAGCCTTGGGTTTAATGATGACCAAGTGGCTCTCATGATCGCTGCTTATATTGCTATTGATTCCTTCGGCACTGCTTGTAACGTTACTGGTGACGGTGCTATTGCGATGGTGGTGGATAAATTTGCAAAGGGATCTATCTCCCGCCACGATCTGGACGACGCTGATGATCTTGGTCTTGCGGCAGCCATTGCGGGCATTGACTCTAAGGAGCCTGTGCAGGAACTTGCGGACGATGCCGCAGGCAATAGCGTATCCGCTACTGGGGTGGAGTCTGCTAGGAAGAGCTAA
- a CDS encoding phytoene/squalene synthase family protein, which produces MPRWPLRKIYHHLQALKPLTLPSSQKPVEGEASPSRHRRKLAATVFLGTFTALKKFCEETSAKKGIKVPCEGISTIPNRTLNEKSPDATTLENFDQMSIKAAEKVITSYSTSFSFATYVLEPELRTDIRNLYAMVRTADEIVDGTARAAGLTPIQTAKLLTHYEREVILAPTQRLHVDPVMHAYAISARRCQFKQEHVRAFFASMRRDITSGECTTDEDYHGYIYGSAEVIGLMCLSAFLVKRPSSRSQDADQRTYSYSQKELDIMGEGARALGAAFQKVNFLRDWQEDSTHLGRHYFPGAPSLLTDSFKQTIIADIRTDLTAAFQAIPLLPDSAKAGVTAAAELFTELTNILEATSAAEIMKNRASVPLLTKMKIMARALIKARKFHPLANTRLTS; this is translated from the coding sequence ATGCCTCGTTGGCCCCTCCGAAAAATTTATCACCACTTACAAGCACTCAAACCCCTAACTTTGCCATCATCTCAAAAACCCGTAGAGGGGGAAGCTTCCCCCTCCCGCCACCGACGTAAGTTAGCCGCGACAGTGTTTTTAGGGACGTTCACAGCCCTGAAAAAATTTTGTGAAGAAACCTCAGCAAAGAAGGGGATAAAGGTTCCTTGTGAAGGTATCTCCACGATCCCGAACAGAACTTTGAATGAGAAATCTCCGGACGCTACTACACTTGAAAACTTTGATCAGATGTCGATCAAAGCTGCCGAAAAAGTTATCACTTCTTATTCCACCAGCTTCTCTTTTGCCACTTATGTCCTTGAACCGGAGTTACGCACCGACATCCGAAACCTCTATGCCATGGTGCGCACGGCAGATGAGATCGTTGATGGCACCGCCCGCGCAGCAGGCCTTACCCCAATACAGACTGCAAAGCTTCTCACACACTACGAGCGCGAGGTGATTCTAGCCCCCACTCAGAGACTGCACGTAGATCCTGTGATGCACGCCTATGCCATTTCCGCTCGTCGGTGTCAGTTTAAGCAAGAACATGTACGCGCCTTTTTCGCTTCTATGCGCAGAGATATCACTAGCGGTGAATGCACTACAGACGAGGACTATCACGGTTACATCTATGGCTCCGCTGAAGTTATCGGCCTCATGTGTCTATCTGCTTTCTTGGTAAAACGCCCCAGCTCACGCTCGCAGGACGCTGATCAACGCACATACTCCTATTCCCAGAAGGAACTCGACATCATGGGCGAGGGTGCACGCGCTCTGGGGGCGGCGTTCCAAAAAGTAAATTTTCTCCGCGATTGGCAAGAGGACTCAACTCACCTGGGGCGACATTATTTTCCCGGCGCTCCCAGTCTCCTCACCGATTCTTTTAAACAAACAATCATTGCGGATATTCGCACAGATCTAACAGCTGCCTTTCAAGCCATACCGCTCTTGCCAGATTCCGCCAAGGCAGGAGTAACAGCTGCTGCAGAATTATTCACCGAACTAACCAATATCCTTGAGGCAACGAGCGCAGCTGAGATTATGAAGAATCGCGCGAGCGTCCCCCTCCTCACAAAAATGAAAATCATGGCGCGCGCTCTTATTAAAGCCCGGAAGTTTCATCCGTTAGCAAACACGCGTCTTACCTCTTAA
- the crtI gene encoding phytoene desaturase family protein, whose protein sequence is MPIIPSKKAIVIGAGAAGLATAALLSCEGYSVTVVEKNEGIGGRAGDLYYKGFRWDTGPSWYLMPDAFEHFFALLGSAVEQEYTLEELQPAYRLFAENNPSQAAERIDVSSDPTALANYFESVEPGAGVKLYQHLASASTTYRIAVDRFLYTNFTSLRPFLHRDVLRRLHILIKLLTQSLHTMVNKRFQDHRLRQILSYPAVFLSSRPEEAPSIYHLMSHTDIVQGVRYPANGFAGVMEAIYRHALNRDARFLFNTDVLEITTHSMNRGLTQHEKLAQATGVLIKRNDGSKEHLQADIVVSCADLHHTETQLLPQHLRSYDADYFSRRNPGVGTVVVLAGVKGSLPQLKHHNLFFSKDWSTDFDAVFHADAHGVASESIYVSKPSHTDPHVAPPGHENLFILIPVSAQLDIGHGNAYGSAESTAVRTIADHAIESIAHKAGIPDLSSRIVVQKTIGPADFADRYHAWLGGSIGPAHTLRQSAFFRGRNVSQKVKNLYYAGATTVPGVGIPMCLISAENVIKRLRDDTSAGPLSEPLDPQQTSM, encoded by the coding sequence ATGCCGATTATCCCCTCTAAAAAAGCCATCGTTATCGGAGCAGGCGCCGCGGGTTTAGCCACTGCTGCATTACTCTCGTGCGAGGGATACTCGGTAACGGTTGTGGAAAAAAATGAGGGGATCGGGGGACGCGCCGGAGACCTTTATTACAAAGGTTTCCGTTGGGATACTGGCCCATCGTGGTATCTCATGCCCGACGCATTTGAGCATTTCTTTGCGTTGCTTGGTAGCGCCGTCGAACAGGAATATACACTCGAAGAGTTACAGCCAGCGTATCGGCTTTTTGCAGAAAATAACCCATCACAGGCGGCCGAGCGTATCGACGTCTCCAGCGATCCCACTGCGCTAGCAAACTATTTTGAATCGGTAGAGCCTGGAGCGGGGGTGAAACTTTATCAGCATCTTGCCAGCGCAAGCACCACTTATCGCATTGCTGTAGATCGTTTTCTTTATACCAATTTCACGTCTCTCCGGCCGTTTTTGCACCGGGATGTTCTTAGGCGTCTCCATATCTTGATCAAACTGCTCACGCAGTCCCTTCACACGATGGTGAACAAGCGTTTTCAAGATCACCGTTTAAGGCAAATTTTGTCTTATCCCGCTGTCTTTCTTTCCTCCCGACCAGAAGAAGCACCGTCGATATATCACCTTATGAGCCATACCGACATCGTCCAGGGAGTGAGGTACCCGGCTAACGGATTTGCCGGTGTTATGGAGGCAATATATCGCCATGCACTCAACAGAGACGCTCGTTTCCTTTTTAATACCGACGTTCTAGAGATCACTACACACAGCATGAACCGTGGACTAACTCAGCACGAAAAACTCGCACAGGCCACTGGGGTGTTGATAAAGAGAAACGATGGTTCGAAAGAGCATCTTCAAGCAGACATCGTGGTCTCCTGTGCCGATTTGCATCACACTGAGACGCAGCTTTTGCCACAACACCTCCGTAGCTATGATGCCGACTATTTTTCCCGCCGCAATCCCGGCGTGGGCACAGTAGTGGTACTAGCGGGAGTCAAAGGATCATTACCGCAGCTTAAACATCACAATTTATTTTTTAGCAAAGACTGGTCGACCGATTTTGACGCCGTGTTTCACGCCGATGCTCACGGTGTAGCCTCGGAATCTATCTATGTGTCCAAGCCTTCACACACAGACCCACACGTAGCACCTCCGGGTCACGAGAATCTTTTTATTTTGATTCCGGTCTCAGCACAGCTAGATATTGGGCATGGCAACGCCTACGGGAGCGCCGAGTCCACGGCAGTACGCACTATTGCCGATCACGCCATCGAATCTATTGCGCATAAGGCGGGTATACCTGATTTATCCTCGCGCATTGTTGTACAAAAAACGATTGGTCCTGCCGATTTCGCAGATCGCTATCACGCATGGCTCGGTGGATCCATCGGACCGGCACATACGCTGAGACAATCTGCATTTTTCCGAGGACGCAATGTGTCTCAAAAGGTAAAAAATCTGTATTACGCGGGGGCAACTACTGTCCCAGGAGTTGGTATTCCGATGTGCCTTATTTCTGCTGAAAACGTGATTAAGCGACTCAGAGACGACACCAGCGCTGGACCACTATCGGAACCCCTCGATCCACAACAAACTTCGATGTAG
- a CDS encoding SdpI family protein, with translation MTVVGTLLAIIAIALIIIGALAWTRRLPGNSYVGIRVPEVRKTQELWTTAHQVAGPLWVVGGIAVGIAATLCFAPSGWLHLMSIIAVLAGILFVSIGANVGARAASLLDAQADAIAASESTCCSAGGSADVEDETQTSTSFTPDLEALRRAAQASDN, from the coding sequence ATGACTGTAGTCGGCACGCTTTTGGCCATCATAGCTATCGCCCTTATCATCATCGGCGCCTTGGCATGGACACGCCGCCTTCCCGGAAATTCATACGTGGGGATTCGGGTACCCGAGGTACGTAAAACTCAAGAGCTATGGACCACCGCACATCAAGTCGCCGGACCCCTATGGGTTGTCGGCGGTATTGCTGTTGGTATCGCCGCAACCTTGTGTTTTGCGCCTTCTGGATGGTTGCACCTCATGTCCATCATTGCCGTCCTCGCAGGCATCTTATTTGTGAGCATTGGGGCTAATGTGGGCGCGCGTGCGGCATCGCTTCTCGACGCCCAAGCCGATGCCATAGCCGCCTCAGAGTCCACGTGCTGCAGTGCGGGGGGATCAGCGGACGTAGAGGATGAGACGCAGACGTCGACAAGCTTTACTCCCGATCTGGAAGCATTACGACGTGCAGCGCAGGCTTCCGATAACTAA
- a CDS encoding anthranilate synthase component 1 has translation MTTHTIFHVDRRSVRYHEDAAALFAELGGTTTSHSVLLESADVESKRNTMCIATLTGAVCVTCSGQTVTATPLTPTGHKITDRLCEQLAEHLTERDQNGEATFVFTKAHESDERERLTGISNAEVLRKLQLAAGYRGKELPMLSGGFAFDYVETFEILPPVGAGENAYPDYQFLVAETLLIIDHLKREAFIEAVDIDADNLNSRLNLLTKKISDDVSASVVDEVARVKDLHVQTSTSDSQFCAHVEELKKSIHSGDVYQVVPARSFSVSCNNAYAAYLKLRQSNPSPYMFYVRGQLATNNIAHNDNEISDKTYEIIGASPESNLKFDATTRKIQLYPIAGTRPRGLNPDGSVNHELDVRLELDMRTNAKEIAEHTMLVDLARNDLARVAVPATRKVSELLSVDKYSRVMHLVSRVSAILHPDFDAIDAYRACMNMGTLSGAPKLRAIELLRGVERRRRGSYGGAIGYLRGDGAMDTCIVIRSAFIHNGTAVVQAGAGVVRDSLPQAEADETLHKAYAVLNALAAAQSAEPKVNRS, from the coding sequence ATGACTACACACACTATTTTTCACGTTGATAGACGGTCAGTTCGCTACCACGAGGACGCCGCCGCACTCTTTGCAGAGTTGGGAGGAACGACCACTTCCCATTCCGTGCTGTTGGAATCTGCGGACGTAGAATCCAAAAGAAATACGATGTGCATCGCTACCCTCACTGGAGCGGTGTGCGTTACGTGTTCCGGTCAAACAGTCACTGCAACTCCGCTGACCCCCACTGGACATAAAATCACTGATCGTTTGTGTGAACAGCTTGCAGAACACTTAACAGAACGAGACCAAAATGGGGAAGCAACCTTTGTTTTCACTAAGGCTCACGAGTCTGATGAGCGTGAACGCTTAACGGGTATAAGCAATGCAGAAGTACTCCGAAAGCTCCAACTTGCGGCTGGATACAGAGGAAAAGAACTACCCATGCTTTCCGGCGGCTTTGCCTTTGACTATGTGGAAACTTTTGAGATTCTACCACCAGTTGGGGCAGGGGAGAATGCTTATCCGGATTATCAATTCCTAGTGGCAGAGACTCTGCTTATTATCGATCACCTTAAACGTGAGGCCTTTATCGAGGCTGTGGATATTGACGCAGACAATCTGAACAGTCGACTTAATCTACTAACAAAGAAGATTTCTGATGACGTATCAGCTTCGGTTGTAGATGAAGTTGCAAGGGTGAAGGATCTGCACGTGCAGACCAGTACGAGCGACTCGCAATTTTGTGCGCATGTAGAGGAACTCAAAAAGAGCATTCATAGCGGCGACGTCTACCAGGTAGTCCCGGCGCGATCATTCTCTGTATCGTGCAATAACGCTTACGCAGCGTATCTTAAACTTCGGCAATCCAACCCAAGCCCATATATGTTCTACGTGCGAGGACAGCTAGCAACAAACAATATTGCGCACAATGATAATGAAATTTCCGATAAGACCTATGAGATTATCGGGGCATCACCCGAGTCTAATTTAAAATTCGATGCAACAACACGGAAGATTCAGCTATACCCAATCGCCGGCACCCGACCTCGGGGTCTCAATCCTGACGGCAGCGTTAACCACGAGTTAGATGTCCGATTAGAGCTGGATATGCGGACCAACGCGAAGGAAATTGCAGAACATACTATGTTGGTTGATCTTGCGCGCAATGATTTAGCCAGAGTAGCGGTTCCTGCAACAAGGAAAGTTTCCGAGCTTCTAAGCGTGGATAAATACTCGCGGGTGATGCATCTTGTCAGCAGAGTGAGTGCCATCCTACATCCGGATTTTGATGCTATCGACGCCTACCGAGCCTGCATGAACATGGGAACGCTCAGCGGTGCACCTAAATTGCGCGCAATAGAATTACTTCGCGGTGTTGAGCGCCGACGGAGGGGATCCTATGGAGGAGCCATCGGTTATCTACGCGGTGACGGAGCAATGGACACCTGCATAGTTATTCGCTCCGCTTTTATCCATAATGGCACTGCCGTTGTACAGGCAGGAGCCGGGGTAGTGCGGGATTCCCTACCACAGGCAGAGGCCGATGAAACCCTACATAAAGCATACGCAGTACTCAATGCCCTTGCCGCGGCACAGAGTGCAGAACCAAAGGTGAACCGCTCATGA